The following are encoded together in the Salvia hispanica cultivar TCC Black 2014 chromosome 6, UniMelb_Shisp_WGS_1.0, whole genome shotgun sequence genome:
- the LOC125192435 gene encoding general transcription and DNA repair factor IIH subunit TFB4 isoform X3, which translates to MVLIDTNPFFWNSAQSTLPFSKFLTHVLAFLNSILLLNQMNQVVVIAAGYNSCGYIFDSSDPQNQNKRAEDLLHKLEEFVDNDQELCREETVDGPGFSLLSGSLSMALCYIQRVFRTVPLHPQPRILCLHGSPDGPGQYVAIMNSIFSAQRSMVPIDSCVLGAQHSAFLQQASYITGGVYLKPQIFDGLFQYLSTVFATDLHSRCFLQLPKPAGVDFRASCFCHKNTIDMGYICSVCLSIFCKHQKKCSTCGSVFGQAQTQNSSTTPDRKMKTPVDG; encoded by the exons ATGGTACTAATTGACACGAACCCATTCTTTTGGAACTCGGCTCAATCCACGCTTCCCTTCTCCAAGTTCTTGACTCAT GTACTTGCATTTTTGAATTCTATACTTCTGCTGAATCAGATGAATCAAGTGGTTGTCATTGCAGCTGGTTATAATTCTTGTGGTTACATATTTGATTCATCAGACCCACAGAACCAAAATAAACGGGCAGAGGATTTACTGCATAAATTGGAGGAATTTGTGGACAATGATCAGGAACTATGTCGTGAAGAGACTGTGGATGGCCCAGGGTTCTCACTTCTATCTGGTTCCCTCTCAATGGCGCTTTGCT ATATTCAGAGGGTCTTCCGAACAGTGCCACTTCATCCTCAGCCACGG ATATTATGCTTACATGGATCTCCAGATGGACCTGGACA ATATGTAGCCATcatgaattcaattttctctGCTCAGCGATCAATG GTTCCTATTGATTCATGTGTGCTGGGAGCTCAACACTCTGCTTTCCTGCAGCAG GCTTCTTATATAACTGGTGGTGTATATCTGAAGCCGCAGATATTCGATGGCCTATTTCAGTATCTTTCG ACTGTGTTTGCTACTGATTTGCATTCTCGTTGCTTTTTACAACTTCCTAAGCCTGCTGGAGTAGACTTTCGTGCATC GTGTTTCTGCCACAAAAACACAATTGATATGGGCTACATTTGTTCGGTATGTTTATCTATATTCTGCAAGCATCAGAAGAAATGTTCGACCTGTGG ATCTGTGTTTGGTCAGGCCCAAACACAGAACTCCTCGACAACACCGGACAGGAAGATGAAGACACCGGTTGACGGTTAG
- the LOC125192435 gene encoding general transcription and DNA repair factor IIH subunit TFB4 isoform X2 has translation MTPVSSKLYADDVSLLMVLIDTNPFFWNSAQSTLPFSKFLTHVLAFLNSILLLNQMNQVVVIAAGYNSCGYIFDSSDPQNQNKRAEDLLHKLEEFVDNDQELCREETVDGPGFSLLSGSLSMALCYIQRVFRTVPLHPQPRILCLHGSPDGPGQYVAIMNSIFSAQRSMVPIDSCVLGAQHSAFLQQASYITGGVYLKPQIFDGLFQYLSTVFATDLHSRCFLQLPKPAGVDFRASCFCHKNTIDMGYICSVCLSIFCKHQKKCSTCGSVFGQAQTQNSSTTPDRKMKTPVDG, from the exons ATGATGTGAGTCTGTTAATGGTACTAATTGACACGAACCCATTCTTTTGGAACTCGGCTCAATCCACGCTTCCCTTCTCCAAGTTCTTGACTCAT GTACTTGCATTTTTGAATTCTATACTTCTGCTGAATCAGATGAATCAAGTGGTTGTCATTGCAGCTGGTTATAATTCTTGTGGTTACATATTTGATTCATCAGACCCACAGAACCAAAATAAACGGGCAGAGGATTTACTGCATAAATTGGAGGAATTTGTGGACAATGATCAGGAACTATGTCGTGAAGAGACTGTGGATGGCCCAGGGTTCTCACTTCTATCTGGTTCCCTCTCAATGGCGCTTTGCT ATATTCAGAGGGTCTTCCGAACAGTGCCACTTCATCCTCAGCCACGG ATATTATGCTTACATGGATCTCCAGATGGACCTGGACA ATATGTAGCCATcatgaattcaattttctctGCTCAGCGATCAATG GTTCCTATTGATTCATGTGTGCTGGGAGCTCAACACTCTGCTTTCCTGCAGCAG GCTTCTTATATAACTGGTGGTGTATATCTGAAGCCGCAGATATTCGATGGCCTATTTCAGTATCTTTCG ACTGTGTTTGCTACTGATTTGCATTCTCGTTGCTTTTTACAACTTCCTAAGCCTGCTGGAGTAGACTTTCGTGCATC GTGTTTCTGCCACAAAAACACAATTGATATGGGCTACATTTGTTCGGTATGTTTATCTATATTCTGCAAGCATCAGAAGAAATGTTCGACCTGTGG ATCTGTGTTTGGTCAGGCCCAAACACAGAACTCCTCGACAACACCGGACAGGAAGATGAAGACACCGGTTGACGGTTAG
- the LOC125192435 gene encoding general transcription and DNA repair factor IIH subunit TFB4 isoform X1: MTPVSSKLYADDVSLLMVLIDTNPFFWNSAQSTLPFSKFLTHVLAFLNSILLLNQMNQVVVIAAGYNSCGYIFDSSDPQNQNKRAEDLLHKLEEFVDNDQELCREETVDGPGFSLLSGSLSMALCYIQRVFRTVPLHPQPRILCLHGSPDGPGQYVAIMNSIFSAQRSMVPIDSCVLGAQHSAFLQQASYITGGVYLKPQIFDGLFQYLSTVFATDLHSRCFLQLPKPAGVDFRASCFCHKNTIDMGYICSVCLSIFCKHQKKCSTCGSVFGQAQTQNSSTTPDRKMKTPVDG, encoded by the exons ATGACTCCTGTCTCATCCAAGCTCTACGCAG ATGATGTGAGTCTGTTAATGGTACTAATTGACACGAACCCATTCTTTTGGAACTCGGCTCAATCCACGCTTCCCTTCTCCAAGTTCTTGACTCAT GTACTTGCATTTTTGAATTCTATACTTCTGCTGAATCAGATGAATCAAGTGGTTGTCATTGCAGCTGGTTATAATTCTTGTGGTTACATATTTGATTCATCAGACCCACAGAACCAAAATAAACGGGCAGAGGATTTACTGCATAAATTGGAGGAATTTGTGGACAATGATCAGGAACTATGTCGTGAAGAGACTGTGGATGGCCCAGGGTTCTCACTTCTATCTGGTTCCCTCTCAATGGCGCTTTGCT ATATTCAGAGGGTCTTCCGAACAGTGCCACTTCATCCTCAGCCACGG ATATTATGCTTACATGGATCTCCAGATGGACCTGGACA ATATGTAGCCATcatgaattcaattttctctGCTCAGCGATCAATG GTTCCTATTGATTCATGTGTGCTGGGAGCTCAACACTCTGCTTTCCTGCAGCAG GCTTCTTATATAACTGGTGGTGTATATCTGAAGCCGCAGATATTCGATGGCCTATTTCAGTATCTTTCG ACTGTGTTTGCTACTGATTTGCATTCTCGTTGCTTTTTACAACTTCCTAAGCCTGCTGGAGTAGACTTTCGTGCATC GTGTTTCTGCCACAAAAACACAATTGATATGGGCTACATTTGTTCGGTATGTTTATCTATATTCTGCAAGCATCAGAAGAAATGTTCGACCTGTGG ATCTGTGTTTGGTCAGGCCCAAACACAGAACTCCTCGACAACACCGGACAGGAAGATGAAGACACCGGTTGACGGTTAG